The following are encoded in a window of Syngnathoides biaculeatus isolate LvHL_M chromosome 3, ASM1980259v1, whole genome shotgun sequence genomic DNA:
- the LOC133497589 gene encoding zinc finger protein OZF-like isoform X1: protein MCAQRVKEDYEEGLSGTKVQQHQLDAVFEKRQDEEHTADVSEKHARPEHHKPGSSDLKEEQEESEHPRIKEEEQEADVTQLPLTFVPLKSEEDEDKAHLEEIGGARPQDSSSRQRMTKEGDGGQCGQSQEDSLFAPLSDCDDITSHSSEDDDDDDKLTSGDTKRWKCSQCDRTFIYKSVLKIHTMIHSGEKPFACSHCGKRFSRKENMTTHSRIHTGEKPFACSVCGQRFSRRQTMTTHTRIHTGEKPFACLVCGKGFTEKRYLKTHKRTHTGEKPFQCSVCGKSFFVKKSLISHTITHTGEKPFECQICCKRFTQKCYLKVHVRAHSGEKPFSCSICGKRFSLKGDLRKHTRTHTGHKPYDCSFCGRSFSEKGHLMLHTRTHTGEKPFDCSACGKRFSEKRNLRLHMTTHTGEKPIACLLCGKRFSHKGHLKRHMRTHTGEKPFVCSVCGKSFSDKGNLKRHTRTHAEEKPSA, encoded by the exons ATGTGTGCGCAGAGAGTGAAAGAAGACTACGAGGAGGGACTTTCTGGAACAAAAGTGCAACAACATCAACTGGACGCCGTTTTCGAGAAACGACAAGATGAAGAACACACAGCAg ATGTCAGTGAAAAGCATGCTCGTCCTGAGCATCACAAGCCGGGGTCCTCGGACCTTaaagaggagcaggaggagtcCGAGCACCCCCGGATTaaagaggaggagcaggaggccgATGTCACCCAGTTGCCGCTGACCTTTGTCCCTTTGAAGAGTGAAGAGGACGAAGACAAAGCTCATTTGGAGGAAATCGGAGGGGCGCGACCTCAGGACAGCAGCTCAAGGCAGCGCATGACAAAAGAAGGTGACGGAGGCCAATGTGGACAATCGCAAGAAGACAGCCTCTTCGCTCCGCTATCAGATTGCGATGACATCACGTCACACTCTTCcgaggatgacgacgacgacgacaagctCACTAGCGGTGATACCAAACGCTGGAAATGTTCCCAGTGTGACAGAACTTTTATTTACAAGTCTGTTTTGAAAATTCACACGATGATCCACagtggagagaaaccttttgcctgttcACATTGCGGTAAGAGATTCTCTCGTAAAGAAAATATGACGACGCACTCAAGAATACAtaccggagagaaaccttttgcctgttcAGTTTGCGGTCAAAGATTTTCTCGTAGACAAACGATGACGACACACACGAGaatacacactggagagaaaccttttgcctgcttagTTTGCGGTAAAGGATTCACGGAGAAGAgatatttgaaaacacacaaaagaacacacactggagagaaacctttccaatgttcagtttgtggaaaaagcttttttgtgaagaaaagtcTCATTAGTCACACAATAACacacaccggggagaaaccttttGAATGTCAAATATGCTGTAAAAGATTTACCCAGAAGTGCTATTTAAAGGTACACGTAAGAGCGCACTCGGGggaaaaacctttttcctgctcaatttgtggtaaaagattctctCTCAAGGGAGATTTAAGAAAACACACGAGAACTCACACCGGACACAAACCTTATGACTGCTCATTTTGTGGGAGAAGCTTCTCTGAAAAGGGACATTTGATGCtgcacacaagaacccacactggagaaaaaccttttgattGTTCAGCTTGCGGCAAAAGATTCTCCGAAAAGAGAAATTTAAGATTACACATGACAActcacactggagagaaaccgaTCGCCTGCTTACTTTGCGGGAAAAGATTTTCTCACAAGGGACATTTGAAAAGacacatgagaacgcacacaggagagaaacctttcgtctgctcagtttgtggtaagaGTTTTTCTGATAAGgggaatttaaaaagacacacaagaacccacgcTGAAGAGAAACCTTCAGCTTGA
- the LOC133497589 gene encoding oocyte zinc finger protein XlCOF6.1-like isoform X4: MCAIMTKEKSGTHAVFKQPGLGADVREGYRRDGRQEPESPRVKEEEEPLEMKEGEEPETSDFEKKNEPVATQMKEEEDPDTSLIKEEEPPGPSHVKDEEHEAELTNFPLTVVVKSEGEGEEDEGGTGDGESRSARLSDSDGTTSHSPDTDDRSKDGGTRHTDNKCCCKCSECGKSYISKYTLKVHMRLHTGEKQFACSICGKRFNMKTDLVRHTRTHTGEKPFVCLVCDRRFSFNVSLIRHTRRHTGEKPFVCSVCGKRFSVSGHLKEHARTHTGEKPFVCAVCGQRFSVKASLIKHAKTHTGGRSFVCSVCGQKFSLKEHLIQHTRTHSGEKPFACSVCGQRFTLKADSARHARIHTGEKQFSCSVCGKRFAQKGHLGRHSRTHTGEKPFSCSVCEKRFSRKDNVKKHKCAGRDEQQ, translated from the exons ATGTGCGCAATAATGACAAAAGAGAAGAGCGGAACACACGCAGTTTTCAAGCAGCCTGGACTTGGAGCAG ACGTCCGTGAAGGATATCGTCGTGATGGGCGGCAGGAGCCAGAGTCTCCTCGCGTTAAGGAGGAAGAAGAGCCCCTGGAAATGAAAGAGGGAGAGGAGCCGGAGACCAGCgactttgaaaagaaaaatgagccTGTGGCAACCCaaatgaaagaggaagaggaccCAGACACTTCcctcatcaaagaggaagagccGCCAGGGCCCTCCCACGTTAAAGACGAAGAGCACGAGGCGGAGCTCACCAACTTTCCCTTGACTGTCGTTGTCAAGAGCGAaggtgaaggagaagaagatgaaggtGGAACTGGAGATGGAGAAAGCCGCTCAGCTCGACTATCAGACAGCGACGGCACAACGTCACACTCTCCCGACACGGATGATCGCTCGAAAGATGGCGGGACACGTCACACTGACAACAAGTGCTGCTGCAAATGCTCTGAGTGCGGCAAGAGCTACATTTCAAAGTATACCTTGAAAGTACATATGAGACTCCACACCGGGGAGAAACAGTTTGCCTGCTCCATTTGCGGGAAACGATTCAATATGAAGACGGATCTGGTAAGGCACACAAGGacccacactggagagaaaccttttgtctgCTTAGTTTGTGATCGAAGATTCTCCTTCAACGTGAGCTTAATAAGGCACACGAGACGACACACTGGGGAAAAACCTTTTGTTTGCTCAGTTTGCGGAAAACGATTCTCTGTAAGCGGACATTTAAAAGAACACGCGAGAActcacactggagagaaaccttttgtttGTGCAGTGTGCGGGCAAAGATTCTCAGTAAAAGCAAGTTTAATTAAgcatgcaaaaacacacactggaggaAGATCTTTTGTCTGCTCAGTCTGTGGTCAAAAATTCTCTCTGAAGGAACATTTAATTcagcacacaagaacacactcgggcgagaaaccttttgcctgctcagtttgcggccaAAGATTCACTCTGAAGGCAGATTCGGCCAGGCACGCGAGAATACACACTGGGGAGAAGCAGTTTTCATGCTCAGTTTGCGGTAAAAGATTTGCTCAGAAGGGACATTTAGGAAGACACAGcagaacgcacactggtgagaaaccattCAGTTGCAGCGTGTGTGAGAAACGATTCTCGCGCAAAGATAACGTGAAGAAACACAAGTGTGCTGGGAGAGACGAGCAGCAGTGA
- the LOC133497589 gene encoding oocyte zinc finger protein XlCOF6.1-like isoform X3 translates to MRGDCCFRCRGRVHFSLTSAGHKKTNTSFASARTTSDVREGYRRDGRQEPESPRVKEEEEPLEMKEGEEPETSDFEKKNEPVATQMKEEEDPDTSLIKEEEPPGPSHVKDEEHEAELTNFPLTVVVKSEGEGEEDEGGTGDGESRSARLSDSDGTTSHSPDTDDRSKDGGTRHTDNKCCCKCSECGKSYISKYTLKVHMRLHTGEKQFACSICGKRFNMKTDLVRHTRTHTGEKPFVCLVCDRRFSFNVSLIRHTRRHTGEKPFVCSVCGKRFSVSGHLKEHARTHTGEKPFVCAVCGQRFSVKASLIKHAKTHTGGRSFVCSVCGQKFSLKEHLIQHTRTHSGEKPFACSVCGQRFTLKADSARHARIHTGEKQFSCSVCGKRFAQKGHLGRHSRTHTGEKPFSCSVCEKRFSRKDNVKKHKCAGRDEQQ, encoded by the exons atgAGAGGGGACTGTTGCTTCCGTTGCAGAGGACGAGTACATTTTTCGCTGACGTCTGCAGGACACAAGAAGACAAACACATCGTTTGCATCTGCGAGAACGACCTCAG ACGTCCGTGAAGGATATCGTCGTGATGGGCGGCAGGAGCCAGAGTCTCCTCGCGTTAAGGAGGAAGAAGAGCCCCTGGAAATGAAAGAGGGAGAGGAGCCGGAGACCAGCgactttgaaaagaaaaatgagccTGTGGCAACCCaaatgaaagaggaagaggaccCAGACACTTCcctcatcaaagaggaagagccGCCAGGGCCCTCCCACGTTAAAGACGAAGAGCACGAGGCGGAGCTCACCAACTTTCCCTTGACTGTCGTTGTCAAGAGCGAaggtgaaggagaagaagatgaaggtGGAACTGGAGATGGAGAAAGCCGCTCAGCTCGACTATCAGACAGCGACGGCACAACGTCACACTCTCCCGACACGGATGATCGCTCGAAAGATGGCGGGACACGTCACACTGACAACAAGTGCTGCTGCAAATGCTCTGAGTGCGGCAAGAGCTACATTTCAAAGTATACCTTGAAAGTACATATGAGACTCCACACCGGGGAGAAACAGTTTGCCTGCTCCATTTGCGGGAAACGATTCAATATGAAGACGGATCTGGTAAGGCACACAAGGacccacactggagagaaaccttttgtctgCTTAGTTTGTGATCGAAGATTCTCCTTCAACGTGAGCTTAATAAGGCACACGAGACGACACACTGGGGAAAAACCTTTTGTTTGCTCAGTTTGCGGAAAACGATTCTCTGTAAGCGGACATTTAAAAGAACACGCGAGAActcacactggagagaaaccttttgtttGTGCAGTGTGCGGGCAAAGATTCTCAGTAAAAGCAAGTTTAATTAAgcatgcaaaaacacacactggaggaAGATCTTTTGTCTGCTCAGTCTGTGGTCAAAAATTCTCTCTGAAGGAACATTTAATTcagcacacaagaacacactcgggcgagaaaccttttgcctgctcagtttgcggccaAAGATTCACTCTGAAGGCAGATTCGGCCAGGCACGCGAGAATACACACTGGGGAGAAGCAGTTTTCATGCTCAGTTTGCGGTAAAAGATTTGCTCAGAAGGGACATTTAGGAAGACACAGcagaacgcacactggtgagaaaccattCAGTTGCAGCGTGTGTGAGAAACGATTCTCGCGCAAAGATAACGTGAAGAAACACAAGTGTGCTGGGAGAGACGAGCAGCAGTGA
- the LOC133497602 gene encoding C-type lectin domain family 4 member M-like, giving the protein MDGGAGSGKEASAKEDGSGKESSPKEPSPKEASPQEPSPQEPSPQEPRPKEPSPKEPSPKEPSPKEPIPKEPVVTEPSVKETNPKEPNQKEANGKGAAVHKQHSVPEPKRVSAESIEMSVLYDVPVKEDDSKCKCSCCMPGQVCCCFLGFLIMFISILSGLYVSYSKLDQLKEQLNSSEEIIRLHINTLLDHIPKKMESIEIQLDDLFQQHRKLKEYLRSIDNEYSGLVVLNTSVQMSELLLKYRKLEDMTSVVAELKAAEALLREQHRLLSRGQDKQTDLIYLYFCGADGAEKVPLMCCKNGWAKHASNCYGISDGEKTWEEAQSDCKANKSELAKIDGAKEQEFLTKLVHAYKEQKKIKPEKFNTYGAWIGLSASNGHFRWTDDSALSAETFWKSRKPRKRNEDCVAIVPPPDTKGVGWYNSWNALLCDEKRYYLCQSCVFCEKDSK; this is encoded by the exons atggatggcggAGCGGGGAGTGGCAAAGAGGCGAGTGCCAAAGAAGATGGGAGTGGCAAAGAGTCGAGTCCCAAAGAGCCGAGTCCCAAAGAAGCGAGTCCTCAAGAGCCGAGTCCTCAAGAGCCGAGTCCTCAAGAGCCGAGACCCAAAGAGCCGAGTCCCAAAGAGCCGAGTCCCAAAGAGCCGAGTCCCAAAGAGCCGATTCCCAAAGAGCCGGTTGTGACAGAGCCAAGTGTGAAAGAGACAAATCCCAAAGAGCCGAATCAAAAAGAGGCGAACGGGAAAGGGGCCGCTGTGCATAAGCAGCACAG CGTTCCAGAGCCAAAACGTGTCAGTGCCGAGAGCATCGAAATGAG TGTATTATACGACGTTCCCGTGAAAGAAGACGACTCCAAATGCAAATGTTCGTGTTGCATGCCCGGCCAGGTGTGTTGTTGTTTCCTGGGATTTCTCATCATGTTCATTTCCATACTGAGCGGCCTCTACGTCAGCTATTCCAAGTTAGATCAGTTGAAAGAGCAGCTGAATTCCAGCGAAGAAATCATTCGGCTGCACATCAATACGTTGCTGgaccacattcccaaaaaaatggaaagcatCGAAATACAATTGGATGATCTATTCCAACAGCACCGCAAGCTAAAGGAATACCTCCGCTCTATTGACAATGAATACTCCGGGCTAGTCGTACTAAATACAAGCGTGCAAATGAGCGAGCTGCTGCTCAAGTACCGCAAACTGGAGGACATGACCTCCGTCGTCGCTGAGCTGAAAGCCGCCGAAGCTCTGCTCCGAGAGCAACACCGGCTGCTTTCCAGAGGGCAGGATAAGCAAACCGACTtgatatatttgtatttttgcggCGCAGACGGAGCCGAAAAGGTACCGCTCATGTGCTGCAAGAACGGCTGGGCCAAGCACGCTTCCAATTGCTACGGAATTTCCGACGGAGAGAAAACCTGGGAAGAGGCGCAAAGTGACTGCAAGGCCAATAAAAGCGAGCTGGCCAAAATTGACGGCGCCAAAGAGCAGGAGTTCCTCACCAAACTGGTTCACGCGTACAAGGAGCAAAAGAAAATCAAGCCTGAAAAGTTCAACACCTACGGAGCGTGGATCGGCCTGTCGGCCTCCAACGGCCACTTCAGGTGGACCGACGACAGCGCGCTGTCCGCGGAGACCTTTTGGAAATCTCGAAAGCCGCGCAAGAGGAACGAAGACTGCGTGGCCATCGTGCCCCCGCCTGACACCAAAGGGGTCGGCTGGTACAACAGCTGGAATGCGCTCCTGTGCGACGAGAAGCGATATTATCTGTGTCAAAGTTGCGTCTTTTGCGAAAAGGATTCCAAGTGA
- the LOC133497589 gene encoding oocyte zinc finger protein XlCOF6.1-like isoform X2, which produces MCAQRVKEDYEEGLSGTKVQQHQLDAVFEKRQDEEHTADVREGYRRDGRQEPESPRVKEEEEPLEMKEGEEPETSDFEKKNEPVATQMKEEEDPDTSLIKEEEPPGPSHVKDEEHEAELTNFPLTVVVKSEGEGEEDEGGTGDGESRSARLSDSDGTTSHSPDTDDRSKDGGTRHTDNKCCCKCSECGKSYISKYTLKVHMRLHTGEKQFACSICGKRFNMKTDLVRHTRTHTGEKPFVCLVCDRRFSFNVSLIRHTRRHTGEKPFVCSVCGKRFSVSGHLKEHARTHTGEKPFVCAVCGQRFSVKASLIKHAKTHTGGRSFVCSVCGQKFSLKEHLIQHTRTHSGEKPFACSVCGQRFTLKADSARHARIHTGEKQFSCSVCGKRFAQKGHLGRHSRTHTGEKPFSCSVCEKRFSRKDNVKKHKCAGRDEQQ; this is translated from the exons ATGTGTGCGCAGAGAGTGAAAGAAGACTACGAGGAGGGACTTTCTGGAACAAAAGTGCAACAACATCAACTGGACGCCGTTTTCGAGAAACGACAAGATGAAGAACACACAGCAg ACGTCCGTGAAGGATATCGTCGTGATGGGCGGCAGGAGCCAGAGTCTCCTCGCGTTAAGGAGGAAGAAGAGCCCCTGGAAATGAAAGAGGGAGAGGAGCCGGAGACCAGCgactttgaaaagaaaaatgagccTGTGGCAACCCaaatgaaagaggaagaggaccCAGACACTTCcctcatcaaagaggaagagccGCCAGGGCCCTCCCACGTTAAAGACGAAGAGCACGAGGCGGAGCTCACCAACTTTCCCTTGACTGTCGTTGTCAAGAGCGAaggtgaaggagaagaagatgaaggtGGAACTGGAGATGGAGAAAGCCGCTCAGCTCGACTATCAGACAGCGACGGCACAACGTCACACTCTCCCGACACGGATGATCGCTCGAAAGATGGCGGGACACGTCACACTGACAACAAGTGCTGCTGCAAATGCTCTGAGTGCGGCAAGAGCTACATTTCAAAGTATACCTTGAAAGTACATATGAGACTCCACACCGGGGAGAAACAGTTTGCCTGCTCCATTTGCGGGAAACGATTCAATATGAAGACGGATCTGGTAAGGCACACAAGGacccacactggagagaaaccttttgtctgCTTAGTTTGTGATCGAAGATTCTCCTTCAACGTGAGCTTAATAAGGCACACGAGACGACACACTGGGGAAAAACCTTTTGTTTGCTCAGTTTGCGGAAAACGATTCTCTGTAAGCGGACATTTAAAAGAACACGCGAGAActcacactggagagaaaccttttgtttGTGCAGTGTGCGGGCAAAGATTCTCAGTAAAAGCAAGTTTAATTAAgcatgcaaaaacacacactggaggaAGATCTTTTGTCTGCTCAGTCTGTGGTCAAAAATTCTCTCTGAAGGAACATTTAATTcagcacacaagaacacactcgggcgagaaaccttttgcctgctcagtttgcggccaAAGATTCACTCTGAAGGCAGATTCGGCCAGGCACGCGAGAATACACACTGGGGAGAAGCAGTTTTCATGCTCAGTTTGCGGTAAAAGATTTGCTCAGAAGGGACATTTAGGAAGACACAGcagaacgcacactggtgagaaaccattCAGTTGCAGCGTGTGTGAGAAACGATTCTCGCGCAAAGATAACGTGAAGAAACACAAGTGTGCTGGGAGAGACGAGCAGCAGTGA
- the LOC133497643 gene encoding gastrula zinc finger protein XlCGF7.1-like: MSAESGKEKHEEELCRAEESDRQQVAAAFKKPRDILRTADVREDDFHPEQHEPKEEAPDRSYVKEEEEEIDISTFPLTVIVKSEDEDDEGDRDRCGGSQADGLFSARLSRCDDITSRSPETDDEHSKVNLTSRVDNKRWECSQCGKSFVFESLLKKHTISHSRKKPFSCSDCGKSFTRQGHLNTHIRTHTGEKPFCCSVCGLRLTQKSSLTTHMTTHTEEKPFACSLCAKTFSVKRYLIAHANTHTGEKPFACSLCEKRFSVKRHLLEHTKTHTGEKPFACIVCCKRFTQKGHLRKHARMHTADKPLSCGL; this comes from the exons ATGAGCGCAGAATCTGGGAAGGAAAAGCACGAGGAGGAACTTTGTCGAGCTGAAGAGAGCGACCGTCAACAAGTGGCTGCTGCTTTCAAGAAGCCTCGCGATATTTTACGCACCGCAG ACGTCAGAGAAGATGATTTTCATCCTGAGCAGCATGAGCCAAAGGAAGAAGCGCCAGATCGCAGCTAcgttaaagaggaagaggaggaaattgATATCAGCACCTTTCCATTGACTGTCAttgtgaagagtgaagatgaagaCGATGAAGGTGATCGAGACCGCTGTGGAGGATCCCAAGCGGACGGACTTTTTTCAGCTCGGCTATCACGTTGTGACGACATAACGTCGCGTTCTCCCGAAACTGATGATGAACACTCCAAAGTAAATCTGACAAGTCGCGTGGACAACAAACGCTGGGAATGTTCACAGTGTGGTAAATCCTTTGTCTTTGAGTCGCTTTTGAAAAAGCACACGATAAGCCACTCAAGAAAAAAGCCTTTCAGTTGCTCAGACTGTGGTAAAAGTTTCACCCGTCAAGGACATTTGAACACACAcataagaacacacactggggaaaaacctttttgctgctcagtttgcggtctTCGATTAACACAGAAGAGTAGTTTAACAACTCACATGACAACACACACTGAAGAGAAACCCTTTGCATGCTCACTTTGCGCTAAAACTTTCTCTGTGAAGCGCTATTTAATAGCACACGCGAAcacgcacactggagagaaaccttttgcctgctcactATGTGAGAAAAGGTTTTCtgtaaaaagacatttactggaacatacaaaaacacacactggagagaaaccctttGCCTGCATAGTTTGCTgtaaaagattcactcagaaggggCATTTAAGAAAACACGCAAGGATGCACACTGCTGACAAACCATTAAGTTGTGGACTGTGA